A stretch of DNA from Rhizobium sp. EC-SD404:
CACAGCGCCTGGCGATGGAAGCCGAAACTCCCGAGGTCGAAGTCGCCAAGGCGACCGTCCGTAAACCGCGTGCGAAAGCCGCTAAAAAGGGCGTCGGCAGCAGATAAATCGGCCGCGCCCGGCCTTCAGCATTGACATTTCGTCGGCAAGGGCGCACCTATGTCAAATCGATCTGAGTAACCGAACTTGTTTAGGCGCCACGGCGCATGCGACGACTTTCCCTTACCTATCGATCCACCGCCCTTTGACTTCTGGTCGATTGGCAAATTCTCTATGCGATTGAAAGGTAATCGTCATGGCTACTGGTACTGTAAAATGGTTCAACGCCACCAAGGGTTACGGCTTTATTGAGCCGAACGATGGCAGCGCAGACGTATTCGTCCACGTTTCGGCCGTTGAGCGCGCCGGCATGTCGTCCATCGCCGAAGGCCAGAAAGTGCACTTCGACGTTGTTCGCGACAGCAAGAGCGGCAAGATGAGTGCAGGCAACCTCGCCGCCGCTTAATCAAGCTCTTCTAGAGCGTTTCCAGCGAAAGCTGGTTTGCTCTGAAAAGTTTGTCATCGCCTTCCCTGTGACCACGGATGTACTGGCTCAGGATGCGGCAATGGCAATGAAAGGCCGGTTCATACCGGCCTTTTTTGCGTTCTAGGGCCACCGAAACGCAGCTGCGCCAAGCAAAGACTCCAGATTTTTTGCGTCCCCCTGTCGGGACGTGGCATTCTCCATCGTCCTTTGATCGAAATGGACACGGATTG
This window harbors:
- a CDS encoding cold-shock protein; protein product: MATGTVKWFNATKGYGFIEPNDGSADVFVHVSAVERAGMSSIAEGQKVHFDVVRDSKSGKMSAGNLAAA